In Candidatus Roseilinea sp., one DNA window encodes the following:
- the fabL gene encoding enoyl-[acyl-carrier-protein] reductase [NADPH] FabL: MPYDFSNKIALITGSGRGIGKATALHFARLGADIVVNYLRKQSAAEETAREIEALGRRALVVKADVGDPDDIEHMFDVIEQAWGGLDFLINNAASGYIRPIAEQKVKGWDWTMNINARAALFTAQRAAPLMHKRGGGAIVNVSSIGSGRTLPDYVVIGASKGALEAVTRYCAVEFSPLNIVVNCVAPGIIHTDALQFFKDSDLMLKLARERTPAGRLVEPEDVAKLIAFLCSPDAFMIRGQVIWIDGGWSIDVGRQWTS, encoded by the coding sequence ATGCCCTACGACTTCTCGAACAAGATCGCACTCATCACCGGCAGCGGTCGCGGTATCGGCAAAGCCACGGCGCTGCACTTTGCCCGCCTGGGCGCCGACATCGTGGTGAACTACCTGCGCAAGCAGAGCGCCGCCGAAGAGACCGCGCGAGAGATCGAGGCGCTGGGCCGGCGCGCGCTGGTCGTCAAAGCGGACGTGGGCGACCCCGATGACATCGAGCATATGTTCGACGTGATCGAGCAAGCATGGGGCGGCCTCGACTTTCTGATCAACAACGCCGCGTCCGGATACATCCGGCCGATTGCCGAGCAGAAGGTGAAGGGGTGGGACTGGACGATGAACATCAACGCGCGCGCGGCGCTATTCACTGCACAACGCGCGGCGCCACTGATGCACAAGCGCGGCGGCGGGGCCATCGTCAACGTCAGCAGCATCGGCAGCGGGCGCACCCTGCCGGACTACGTCGTCATCGGCGCGTCGAAAGGCGCGCTGGAAGCCGTCACGCGCTACTGCGCTGTCGAGTTCTCGCCGCTGAACATCGTGGTGAACTGCGTCGCGCCAGGGATCATCCACACCGACGCACTACAGTTTTTCAAAGACAGCGACCTGATGCTAAAGCTGGCGCGCGAGCGCACTCCCGCCGGCCGGTTGGTGGAGCCGGAGGACGTCGCCAAGCTGATCGCCTTCCTGTGCAGCCCCGATGCATTCATGATCCGTGGCCAGGTGATCTGGATTGACGGCGGCTGGAGCATTGACGTCGGCCGCCAGTGGACGAGCTGA
- a CDS encoding LacI family transcriptional regulator — translation MAKVNHPRRVTIREVAAQAGVSVQTVSRVINGHPDVSDETRARVQEVITRLRYRPNGIARSLAAQSSQMLGVVASGFQLFGPAQLLTGIEQQATELGWHLMLQIVDPTKPNDYDRVAANLISQNVEGVIWAYPELTGERERAFHQQIQPHAPIVFLSMGPQPGSAVLNVDNRYGARLATEHLIARGYRHIGIITGPMALWSAQQRKLGWQDALASARLPHRSRQVVEGDWSAASGDAGLMKLIAQFPQLDAVFASNDQMALGVLKAADRLGRRVPGDLGVVGFDDIPESAFFKPALTTVHHELMELGRLAVRELHRVIQAQREGKPATATSLVLQPRLVVRESA, via the coding sequence ATGGCAAAAGTCAATCACCCACGTCGCGTCACCATTCGCGAAGTCGCCGCCCAAGCCGGCGTGTCGGTGCAGACCGTCTCTCGCGTCATAAATGGTCACCCCGATGTGTCAGACGAGACCCGCGCACGGGTGCAGGAGGTGATCACCCGGCTGCGCTACCGCCCCAACGGCATCGCCCGCAGCCTGGCCGCGCAGAGCAGCCAGATGCTCGGCGTGGTGGCCAGCGGCTTCCAGTTGTTCGGCCCAGCACAACTGCTCACCGGCATCGAGCAGCAGGCCACCGAACTCGGCTGGCACTTGATGTTGCAAATCGTGGACCCCACCAAGCCGAACGACTATGACCGCGTCGCTGCCAACCTGATCTCGCAAAACGTCGAAGGGGTAATCTGGGCGTATCCCGAGTTGACGGGAGAGCGTGAGCGCGCCTTTCACCAGCAGATTCAGCCCCATGCCCCCATCGTCTTCCTCAGCATGGGGCCGCAACCCGGCTCGGCCGTGCTGAACGTGGACAACCGCTACGGCGCACGTTTAGCCACCGAGCACCTGATTGCGCGCGGCTACCGTCACATCGGCATCATCACCGGGCCGATGGCGTTGTGGTCGGCACAACAGCGCAAGCTGGGCTGGCAAGACGCGCTGGCATCGGCCCGACTGCCGCATCGCAGCCGACAGGTGGTCGAGGGAGACTGGAGCGCCGCCAGCGGCGACGCCGGCCTGATGAAGCTGATCGCCCAATTCCCACAGCTCGATGCCGTGTTCGCCAGCAACGACCAAATGGCGCTGGGCGTCTTGAAGGCGGCGGATCGGCTGGGGCGGCGCGTACCCGGCGACCTGGGCGTGGTGGGCTTCGACGACATCCCTGAATCGGCCTTCTTCAAGCCGGCGCTGACCACGGTGCATCACGAGTTGATGGAGCTAGGCCGGCTGGCCGTGCGCGAGTTGCACCGCGTCATCCAGGCCCAACGCGAAGGCAAGCCGGCGACGGCGACCTCGCTGGTCCTGCAGCCGCGGCTGGTGGTGCGCGAGAGCGCGTGA
- a CDS encoding beta-galactosidase, which translates to MPLHLGAAWYPEHWPEARWAEDVKLMRDAGLTVVRVAEFAWSSLEPREGAFNFGWLERAIALAADHGLAVVIGTPTAAPPAWMTQAYPDVLAVNADGRLATHGARCHYDVTSERYLAFCRRIAEKLAVCFGHDARVIGWQIDNEYNTVSYSEGARRAFQDWLRRCYGSLDALNAAWATVYWSQTYSDWSQIPLPISGAHGFGQPHNPGLRLKWRQFITEAYRRFQLNQIEVVRANAMPSQWITHNFMGFFDGFDHYVLSADLDFASWDQYYPAGHLDFARDSAGHDLTRGFKRKNFWLIETQPGSVNWAPINSAQDRGETRAAAWNAVAHGAEAVCYWQWRNALNGQEQYHGSLIAPDGKPRPIYEEISRIGREFQQAGHLFDGATVEASVALLHSYDDRWALDFQRHHADFDPLQYLGSFYRPLSRRNIAMDILSTRTTLDGYKLVIAAPHILDEAIAGELIRFVERGGHLVLGVRSGMKDGDNALLPQRQPALLQDIAGAHVQEYYALREPIPVNAARLEQKKRGAAPAWPDGSARIWAEWLVPHHGAQVLMTYGLANGYLDGQAAVTMKPHASGGCVYYLGAWLDDPLQDAVMGWIAARAGVAPVLPGLPAGVHAMRRGEAYVLINDAEAKSVTLPWRAKDHLSGKTAKRFALRPWDVVVATQV; encoded by the coding sequence ATGCCCCTACACCTCGGCGCTGCATGGTACCCCGAACATTGGCCCGAAGCGCGCTGGGCCGAAGACGTGAAGTTGATGCGCGACGCCGGCCTGACGGTCGTGCGCGTGGCGGAGTTCGCCTGGTCGAGCCTGGAGCCGCGCGAAGGCGCGTTCAACTTCGGCTGGCTGGAGCGTGCCATCGCCCTGGCCGCCGATCACGGCTTAGCAGTAGTAATCGGCACGCCGACCGCGGCCCCGCCGGCGTGGATGACCCAGGCCTACCCCGACGTGCTGGCCGTGAACGCCGACGGCCGCCTGGCCACGCATGGCGCGCGGTGTCACTACGACGTAACCAGCGAGCGCTACCTGGCGTTTTGCCGGCGCATCGCCGAAAAGTTGGCGGTTTGCTTCGGCCACGATGCGCGCGTGATCGGCTGGCAGATTGACAACGAATACAACACCGTCAGCTACAGCGAAGGCGCCCGGCGTGCGTTTCAAGATTGGCTGCGCCGGTGCTATGGCTCGCTGGATGCGCTCAACGCGGCCTGGGCAACGGTCTACTGGTCGCAGACCTACAGCGACTGGTCGCAAATTCCCTTGCCGATCTCCGGCGCGCACGGGTTCGGCCAGCCGCACAACCCCGGCTTGCGCCTGAAGTGGCGCCAGTTCATCACCGAAGCCTATCGCCGCTTCCAGCTCAACCAGATCGAGGTCGTCCGCGCCAACGCCATGCCATCGCAGTGGATCACCCACAACTTCATGGGCTTCTTCGACGGCTTCGACCACTACGTGCTGAGCGCGGACTTGGACTTCGCCTCGTGGGATCAGTATTACCCCGCCGGCCACCTGGATTTCGCCCGCGATAGCGCCGGCCATGATCTCACGCGCGGCTTCAAGCGTAAGAATTTTTGGCTGATCGAGACGCAGCCGGGCAGCGTGAACTGGGCACCGATCAACAGCGCTCAGGATCGCGGCGAGACGCGCGCGGCGGCCTGGAACGCCGTGGCGCACGGCGCCGAGGCGGTGTGCTATTGGCAATGGCGCAATGCACTGAACGGCCAAGAGCAGTATCACGGCTCGCTCATTGCGCCGGACGGCAAGCCGCGCCCGATCTATGAGGAGATCAGCCGCATCGGCCGGGAATTTCAGCAGGCCGGCCACCTGTTCGATGGCGCGACGGTCGAGGCGAGTGTCGCGCTCCTACATTCGTACGATGACCGTTGGGCGCTCGACTTTCAGCGCCATCATGCCGACTTTGATCCGCTGCAGTACCTCGGCAGCTTCTACCGCCCGCTCTCCAGGCGCAACATCGCGATGGACATCCTCTCCACGCGCACCACGCTCGATGGCTATAAGCTGGTCATCGCCGCGCCGCATATCCTGGACGAGGCGATCGCTGGCGAGTTGATCCGCTTCGTCGAGCGCGGCGGGCATCTGGTGCTGGGCGTGCGCAGCGGCATGAAAGATGGGGACAACGCGCTGTTGCCCCAGCGCCAGCCGGCACTGTTGCAGGACATCGCCGGCGCACACGTGCAGGAGTATTACGCGCTGCGCGAGCCGATCCCGGTCAACGCTGCGCGGCTCGAGCAGAAGAAGCGCGGTGCAGCACCGGCCTGGCCGGACGGCAGCGCGCGCATCTGGGCGGAGTGGCTCGTCCCACATCACGGTGCTCAAGTGCTGATGACCTACGGCCTCGCGAACGGTTACCTCGACGGCCAAGCGGCAGTGACGATGAAGCCGCATGCGAGCGGCGGGTGCGTGTATTACCTCGGCGCATGGCTGGACGACCCGCTGCAGGATGCGGTGATGGGCTGGATCGCTGCGCGGGCCGGCGTCGCGCCGGTGCTACCCGGCTTGCCGGCCGGCGTGCACGCCATGCGCCGCGGCGAAGCCTATGTGCTGATCAACGACGCCGAAGCCAAATCGGTGACGCTGCCGTGGCGCGCCAAAGATCACCTGAGCGGCAAGACGGCCAAACGGTTCGCGCTCCGGCCATGGGACGTAGTCGTGGCGACCCAGGTGTGA
- a CDS encoding ABC transporter substrate-binding protein → MKTTYRLIGLMAIAGLTLAACAVPPAQPAQPAQPAQPAQPAQPAATEAPAATEAPAAPAEISLRWRTRPDNKEEADVYASISDEVAKKLGIKLTYEPGGSETASYQDVLRTELAAGTAPDVFWIPGTDIADFVQRGLLLDLRPYADATEGYSDSNYYPEPMFHLTYNPATGKPGEVLWGLPRDVSTFVLYLNLDLINEAGAPDPRELAKAGKWDWAAFKEVAEKINALGGDIKGYGMNAWWGPFGAFMNSAGGGFFNAERNACNLNSKESLEGLAFLRSLYDAGIAVPYGEDSEPPFRAGKVGMFQNGRWATPGISTVTFNWDVVELPKGPSGHMGNWLFWGAYVVNKNTKHPEAAWKLVDALTQPDIQAKVAARGTNIPSRVGEAVFTEFLKILPEKNNQAFLNGLADKPAAEGPLWTGSWPDFDKAMGAKVSDVLTGKLSVEDFGKTICDEAGKAFNKQG, encoded by the coding sequence ATGAAGACCACGTATCGTCTGATCGGCCTGATGGCCATTGCCGGCCTGACCCTGGCGGCCTGCGCCGTGCCCCCCGCTCAGCCGGCGCAACCTGCCCAACCCGCTCAGCCGGCACAGCCCGCCCAACCGGCGGCTACCGAGGCGCCGGCAGCCACCGAAGCACCGGCCGCGCCCGCCGAAATCAGCCTGCGCTGGCGCACCCGCCCTGACAATAAAGAGGAAGCTGATGTGTATGCCAGCATCAGCGATGAAGTCGCTAAAAAACTGGGCATCAAACTGACCTATGAACCGGGCGGCAGCGAGACTGCCAGCTACCAGGACGTGCTGCGTACCGAGCTGGCCGCCGGCACGGCGCCCGACGTATTCTGGATCCCCGGCACCGACATTGCCGACTTCGTCCAGCGCGGGCTGCTGCTCGATCTGCGCCCCTACGCCGATGCCACCGAGGGCTACAGCGACTCGAACTACTACCCCGAGCCGATGTTCCACCTGACCTACAACCCTGCGACGGGCAAGCCAGGCGAGGTGTTGTGGGGCCTGCCGCGCGACGTGTCCACGTTCGTGCTGTATCTCAACCTCGACCTCATCAACGAGGCCGGCGCGCCCGACCCGCGCGAGTTGGCCAAAGCGGGCAAGTGGGACTGGGCTGCCTTCAAGGAGGTGGCCGAGAAGATCAATGCACTCGGCGGCGACATCAAGGGCTACGGCATGAACGCCTGGTGGGGCCCGTTTGGTGCGTTCATGAACTCTGCCGGCGGTGGCTTCTTCAACGCGGAGCGCAACGCCTGTAACCTGAACAGCAAGGAGTCGCTGGAGGGCCTGGCGTTCTTGCGAAGCCTATATGATGCCGGCATCGCCGTGCCCTACGGCGAGGACAGCGAGCCGCCCTTCCGCGCCGGCAAGGTCGGCATGTTCCAGAACGGCCGCTGGGCCACGCCCGGCATCAGCACGGTCACGTTCAACTGGGACGTGGTGGAGCTGCCGAAGGGCCCGAGCGGGCACATGGGCAACTGGCTGTTCTGGGGCGCTTACGTCGTGAACAAGAACACCAAGCACCCCGAGGCGGCCTGGAAGCTGGTGGACGCGTTGACCCAGCCGGACATCCAGGCGAAGGTGGCTGCGCGCGGCACCAACATCCCCAGCCGCGTGGGCGAGGCGGTGTTCACCGAGTTCCTGAAGATCCTGCCGGAGAAGAACAATCAGGCCTTCCTGAACGGCTTGGCCGACAAGCCGGCCGCCGAAGGCCCGCTGTGGACGGGGAGCTGGCCGGACTTCGACAAGGCCATGGGTGCGAAGGTCAGCGACGTGTTGACCGGCAAGCTCTCGGTCGAAGACTTCGGTAAGACCATCTGCGACGAAGCCGGCAAGGCATTCAACAAGCAGGGATAA